ttgaaaaatgtccataccatatgcaTGGtacagaactataatctagagagagtacctcttcgaaacagttgttaactggcaaccaaattaaaaactttgtcaggttggcattaagttgagttgactttgttgggttggcaccaagttgaagattgaaatgcattcatcgcgaaaaaattgattgggcacactgctacttcaatcagagcttttcctgggaatattatattactagccgtcaggctcgcttcgcccgccaaatccgtttagccagacgtttagtctggacccccgactggatcatcctaacatatgatcgtcttacaaatgaaaaatgcaggcgaagcgaagcgagcctgctctcattcttggacgatccagtcggctggacggatatggcgagcgaagcgagcctaacggctagtttattataaatgttctaccgttagtggccagcctaagatGTCTGTTCTGTTACAATCTATTAAACTTAtaatataatcagctgtttccaGCTGTCGGCAAACAGCCGACAGTTTGATTCAATGCATCTTAATCAATTTCGAACAAGTATGACAAGAAACATTGAATTACCTTTGGATACGAATACATAGATAGTATCCTGCTCGGTGTTGGAGGCTCGACAGGTGTAGTTGCCCGAGTCAGCGTGTGTGGCCCGGTTCACAACGAGTCGGCTGTGCGTCTTCGGACCAGGCTCGGTACTCACTGTGACACCGCCTCGCGCCGTGTCGTAGTTGATCATACGCTCGTTGTGGTACCAGAACACGTACTGTGGGGGTTGCGGG
The Nilaparvata lugens isolate BPH unplaced genomic scaffold, ASM1435652v1 scaffold8874, whole genome shotgun sequence DNA segment above includes these coding regions:
- the LOC120349236 gene encoding uncharacterized protein LOC120349236, translating into SPQPPQYVFWYHNERMINYDTARGGVTVSTEPGPKTHSRLVVNRATHADSGNYTCRASNTEQDTIYVFVSK